The genomic interval AAAAAAGGGTGAGCCGCTGCCGACTCACCCTTCTGCTCAGCGCGAAGGCTGACACCTACGCGAGTCGCCTACTTAACTTCGACCACTGCGCCAACTTCTTCCAGCTTCTTCTTGCCATCTTCAGCGGCGTCTTTTGTAACCGCTTCGAGGACGGGCTTGGGCGCACCTTCAACGAGGTCTTTCGCTTCCTTCAAACCGAGGTTTGTCAACTGACGCACAACCTTGATCACGTCAATCTTCTTGGGACCAATGTCCTTGAGGATGAGCGTGAATTCGGTCTGCTCTTCTTTTTCCTCGACAGCGACAGCCGCCCCACCAGCCATAGCACCCATCGCCATCATGGGCATGGCTGCCGCAGCCTGAACGCCCCACTTGTCTTCGAGTGCCTTCTTGAGTTCAACAGCTTCCATCACCGTCAGGCTGCTCAATGCTTCAATCAATGCATTCATGTCTGCCATGAGTTTGGTATCCTTTTCGTCTTTCGCTTTTGTTCTTCCGAGAGTTCGTCTAAGGTGGAGATGGAGAGGGCTGCCTTTAGGCGGCGCTGCCTTCCCCATCACGTTGTTTATCGCTGTATGCTTGCAACACAAGCGCCAGATCAATGGCGGGCTGCGCCAAGACTGTGACCAAGCCCGTTGCGGGTGTGGCGAGGGTCGCCAGCAGCGCTGCCCGTGCTTCGTCAAGGGTGGGCATTTTCGAGAGCGCTTCGATCTGCTCTGCTTTGAACACCGTTTCGCCCATAATCGCGCCCTTCAGCACGAGAAGTGGTTGATCTTTGATGTCCAAGAGTACCTTAGCTGTCTTCGCCAAATCCGTCTTGGGGACGGCGACGGCGACGGGACCAGCCAGCAAATCGTCTGGTACGGGAAAGCCATAGTGGGCAAGAATCTTCTTGAAAATGCTCGTCTTGACGACGTTGTATGATGCACCAACCGGACGCAGCAGCGCCCGCACCGCAGTGATGTTCTTCATCTGCATCCCGCGATATTCGGTGATGATCAAGCCCGGCACGCCGTCCATCAACTGGAGGTAATCGGCGTACATCGTGTTCTTCTTTTCTTTTGTAATTGGCAAGTGACTCATCCTCCTTTCCGTAGTAATGTGGTTCTGCGCAGGGGCGAGGCACAAAAAACGGTCTTTCGTGGGCGTTCTGGCGCCCACGAAAGACCGCAGGGGAGTTCCAAAGAGGGTTGCCCAAAGGCAACACCCTGATGATGGCTGCTTGGAACACCTCGGCAAGGTGGGGAGTGTTCCCCGATTAAGCCCCTTTGGGTTAAGGATGGCGCTTGCTTTCTGCGGTGCGAACCGAGGCGTATTGTACTGGTGGCGCGTCGTCCGGTCAAGGGGAAAGGTGCGTTGTTTCCTCCGTTGTTGGCGCTGCTGTTGGTGCTGCGGCAAGGGCAGCCCGCAGCGATGCCTTATGAAAGATCGTCATAGGGACATTGAGCGCCTCGGCGGGGGGAAGCCAGCGGTGATCGAGCAGTTCCTCGCTCAAGTGGACGGTTTCCGTCTCCGCACGGCAAAGAAAGGCGGTATCAAGGTGGCGGCGATGGTAGGGGGAAATCATGACGAGGATGGGGTTGATTATGGTGATGGACAGACTCGTCTCCTCGCGGACTTCGCGGATCACCCCTTCGTGGGGGTGTTCGCGCCGTCCAAGCCAGCCCCCGGGGAAACCCCAAGGGGTTTTAGGGTGATAGACATGCTCCACCACAAGGATGCGCCCCACTGGACTGAACACCACCCCCAAAACACCCAATGTAAAACGGGGTTGGGTCGCACGGTAGGCAATCTGCAAGACCGCCCAGAGTAAGGGCGATTGGCGTACCCAATGGGCGATACGCTGTTTCGTTGTGTCGGGTGTCATAGAATCAGCAAGGGGTCTACCAGCGCATGAACGTTAGCAGACCGATCACAGTTCTCGTCGTTAATTGGGCGCATTGGGGTTGGCTGCCATGCGCGTGCTGCCACTGCGTGCGCCAAAGAGCAGATCAAACTTTCCCACCGTCACAATGTCATTGGGCAAAACCAAGCGCCGCTCCCCCACACGGACGATGCTCCGGTTCAGGTAGGCGGGGTTATGGTCGGCAAGGCTCTCAAGGTAAAACTGCCCATTGTCTTCGGTAATGCGGGCGTGGTAGCGAGAGACGCTCTTTGCCCCTTCAAAATTTCCCAAATTCACTGCCAATGCCTCAGCAGTTTGTGGGTTTTGGGGGTCAGGTCGCCCGATGAGGGCAGGCTGGAAACGGAGTTCAAAAATCTTCCCCGTCCCTTGTTCACGGAAATAGGGCTGAATCACACCATTACCAATCACGCGGCGTTCTTCAGGGCGAACGGCAACCGCTTCGCGTATACCACGCGCACGCTGCTCCCGGACGAGGACAAGCTGCGCCCCGGTCTGGACGTTCTGCTGCTCTAGGGTCTTGTCTGGCTCAAGCGCTTTCCCCGTGCTTTCGACGCGCAGGGAGTAGATATCTTCTTCAGGGAACATGAACTCTTTGCGTGTTTCGGTAAGGAAGGTGCGCACAGGTAGGTTTTCCCGAATCGAAACTTCCTGAGGTGAGACATCAAAGAGATCAGAGACAATCGTCAAACGAATTCTAGGCATAGGTATTCCCTCTCTCCCGTAATGCGATAACGATAGCCGATCACCCCCTTGTGCGCAAGCGGCTAGTAGACCATCAAGAAGGTAACCATAGAAAGAGACCCTCATCCC from Anaerolineales bacterium carries:
- a CDS encoding NUDIX hydrolase — its product is MTPDTTKQRIAHWVRQSPLLWAVLQIAYRATQPRFTLGVLGVVFSPVGRILVVEHVYHPKTPWGFPGGWLGRREHPHEGVIREVREETSLSITIINPILVMISPYHRRHLDTAFLCRAETETVHLSEELLDHRWLPPAEALNVPMTIFHKASLRAALAAAPTAAPTTEETTHLSP
- a CDS encoding 50S ribosomal protein L10; protein product: MPITKEKKNTMYADYLQLMDGVPGLIITEYRGMQMKNITAVRALLRPVGASYNVVKTSIFKKILAHYGFPVPDDLLAGPVAVAVPKTDLAKTAKVLLDIKDQPLLVLKGAIMGETVFKAEQIEALSKMPTLDEARAALLATLATPATGLVTVLAQPAIDLALVLQAYSDKQRDGEGSAA
- the rplL gene encoding 50S ribosomal protein L7/L12 produces the protein MADMNALIEALSSLTVMEAVELKKALEDKWGVQAAAAMPMMAMGAMAGGAAVAVEEKEEQTEFTLILKDIGPKKIDVIKVVRQLTNLGLKEAKDLVEGAPKPVLEAVTKDAAEDGKKKLEEVGAVVEVK
- a CDS encoding FHA domain-containing protein; amino-acid sequence: MPRIRLTIVSDLFDVSPQEVSIRENLPVRTFLTETRKEFMFPEEDIYSLRVESTGKALEPDKTLEQQNVQTGAQLVLVREQRARGIREAVAVRPEERRVIGNGVIQPYFREQGTGKIFELRFQPALIGRPDPQNPQTAEALAVNLGNFEGAKSVSRYHARITEDNGQFYLESLADHNPAYLNRSIVRVGERRLVLPNDIVTVGKFDLLFGARSGSTRMAANPNAPN